The bacterium DNA segment CACCGGGCGGGAAATCTTCCTGAGGTTTTCGACAGTCGCCTGAACCGCCAGATCGATTCCCTTCTTCAATTCCATGGGATTCGATCCTGCGGTCACATTTTTCATGCCTTCGTTGAAAATCGCCTGTGCAAGAACGGTCGCCGTCGTAGTACCGTCGCCTGCGACATCGGATGTCTTTGTGGCGACCTCCTTGAGCATCTGGGCGCCGATATTTTCGTATTTGTCTTCGAGTTCGATTTCCTTGGCGACCGTAACACCGTCCTTGGTCACCGTGGGGGCGCCGAATTTCTTTTCAAGCACAACATTGCGTCCTTTGGGACCAAGCGTCACCTTGACCGCGTTGGCCATTTTATCGACGCCTACTTTAAGCCTCGATCGTGCATCTGCATTATATCTGATTTCTTTTGCCATGCTTATTTTCCTCCAAGTATGGTGTTTTATTCGAAGATCGCAAGAATGTCAGATTCTGACATAATGAGATATTCATTTCCCTCGTATTTAAGCTCGGTACCACCGTACTTCGAGTACAGAACTTTATCACCGACCTTGACACTCATCTTGATGATTTTGCCATTATCGTCGGTTCTTCCGGGACCTGCTGCTACAATTTTGCCCTTCTGAGGTTTTTCTTTTGCGGTATCGGGAATAATGATGCCGCCCGACGTTTTGGATTCCTCGACAGAGGAAGGCTCAACCAGTACTTTGTCTCCCAATGGTTTGATCTTCAAGGTAACTCCTCCTTTTTATGAGTGGTAGATAAAAAATTAGCACTTATGAGATAAGACTGCTAATTTTTAAAGAGTAGAAAAATAATATAATAACGGAAAATAAAAACTCAAAGGAATAATTACTCAATTTTACAAATCGATATACTCTTTATACCAAGGTTGATAATCATCATTAATGAACCTGATTATACGCCTTGTGTAACACTTTATGCACGGATACGAGCTGTCAAGGGTCGGCACGTGGTGCCGGTTTACATGCCCTTGACAGCAATAAAACAGCAATAAACACACATTTCATCATCGGGCGTGTGAATCATACTTCTTCACCACGTTTTTAATCGACCACTTCAAAATCAGCATCGACCGCGCCGGAATCAGGCTTTGAATCGGTGGAGCTTTCACGGCGTTCCTGCTGCTGTTCCTGACGGGGCTGCCCGGTATCGCCCGCTCCGGGTTGACCTCCGGCCTGCCCGGTCTGGGCATACATCTTCTGGGCGGCTTCATGCCATGCGCCGGTGAGACCGTCACGGGCAGAGATGATTTCGGACATATCGGAACCCTTGATAGCTCCTTTGGCCCGTTCAAGAGCAGCCTCGACTTTCGCCTTTGCATCCGGTTCCAATGAACCACCTATATCTTTGAGATTCTTTTCGGTCTGGTAAATGAGCTGGTCGGTTTCGTTCCGGGCCGTGATTTCTTCCTTTTTCTTTTTGTCTTCTCCTGCATGGGCCTCGGCATCCTTGACCATTTTCTGAATCTCGCTCTCGTTCAGACCGCTCGATGATTCGATACGGATCTGCTGTTCCTTGCCGGTACCCTTGTCCTTTGCCGATACGTTGAGAATACCGTTGGCATCGATGTCAAACGTGACCTCGATCTGCGGTATACCACGGGGAGCCGGCGGAATTCCGTCCAGGTGGAACCGGCCGATTGTCCTGTTGTCACGCGCCATCTCACGTTCGCCCTGGAGAACATGAATCTCCACGGATGTCTGGCTGTCTGCCGCGGTGGAGAATATTTCGCTCTTCTTGGTCGGAATGGTCGTGTTCCGCTCGATAAGACGTGTGAATACGCTGCCAAGGGTCTCGATACCGAGCGAAAGCGGCGTCACATCGAGAAGCAGGACATCGGTGACTTCTCCGGACAGCACGCCTCCTTGGATTGCAGCACCTACTGCAACGACCTCATCGGGATTGACACCCTTGTGCGGTTCTTTACCGAACATTTCACGGACGAGCTCCTGTACTTTCGGAATACGGATCGATCCGCCGACAAGAATAACCTCGTCAATCTGGTTTGCGGTGAGTCCCGCATCCCTGATTGCGTTCTCGACCGGTCTGCGTGTCCGCTCGATGAGATCGCCGATGAGCTGTTCCAGTTTTGCGCGCGAAAGCTTGACATTGAGATGTTTCGGTCCCGAAGCATCGGCGGTTATAAACGGAAGGTTGATATCCGTCTCGATCGTATTCGAAAGCTCGCACTTGGCCTTTTCGGCGGCTTCTTTCAGGCGCTGGAGAGCCATCGCGTCTTTACGCAGATCGATGCCGTTATCCTTCTGGAATTCCTCGGCGAGCCAGTTTACAACACGCTGGTCGAAATCGTCTCCGCCAAGATGGGTGTCTCCGTTTGTGGACAGCACCTCGAATACTCCGTCACCGAGCTCCAGAATCGAAATGTCGAATGTTCCGCCGCCAAGATCGAATACCGCTATTTTCTCGTCTTTCTTTTTATCGAGACCATACGCCAGCGATGCGGCAGTGGGCTCGTTGATGATCCGTTTCACTTCTAAACCGGCGATACGGCCCGCGTCTTTGGTTGCCTGACGCTGCGCATCGTTAAAATATGCGGGAACGGTTATAATCGCCTCTGTGACTTTCTGTCCGAGGTAATCCTCGGCGGTCTGTTTCATTTTCTGAAGAATAACTGCGGAGATTTCGGGAGGTGAAAATTCCTTGCTGTCGATATTGACACGCGCTGTGTCATTGGGACCTTTTACAACTTTATAGGGAACTTCCTTCATTTCCTGGCCGACTTCATCGAACCTTCTGCCCATGAACCGTTTGATCGAATACACGGTGCGGTTCGGATTGGTTACTGCCTGGCGCTTTGCAACCTGTCCGACGAGACGTTCTCCCTTGTCGGTATACGCTACAACGCTGGGTGTCGTTCTTCCTCCCTCCGAGTTGGGGATGACGACAGGCTGGCCGCCTTCCATGACCGCAACAACAGAATTCGTGGTTCCCAAATCTATTCCAATTATTCTGGACATAATAATTACCCCTTTCCTTATAAAATTATTTCTTTTTTTCAATAGTATGAAAGCTAAATTGATGCCAGAACGGCATTCCTGTGTATAATATCATGTTAATAATGATGATATGATATTTATTAGATTATGATAAATGTTTCAGATCAATACTGTGTATGCCATAATGACATATTGGAGCGCCGTTATGACATATATCTCTGCCATGCCTCTGACAGATTTTCTGCGGGTTTGTGTTATATGTCTATGAAATGGAGAATAACAACTGTGAGGTTGAATCCGGTAACAGCTTGAAATGTAAAAACTTTATATTATTTTGAGATAGAATTTTTGATAAATGGGGCAAAACAAAGGAGCGGTGTGTTTTATTTCAGTATTTCTCTTGACTTGGTTAGAAAAATTGTATTATTAATATACCATATTGGAGGTTTTATTAGTATTATTTTATATCTGAATATATTCGGGTCGGTTTATGGAGAATTTCCTGATTTGGCTGATTTTACAAGGTTATCAAGTCTATGGACGGGCAGGAAGGTGTTCATATGGCACGGGAACAGAATGTGTATATAATGATGCCGGAGCATGACGGTTGCACCGTGAACAGTTACCCTAAATCCGTAATAGCGAATATTCCCATTATATGTGAACACTCCGGGCAGCGAGTTGAGGTCGTATGATAGCCGTTAAAAACCGGTGCCATTGACTATATCATGAAACTTTTCAGCCCGAAAATACTGCTGAAGAGGTTAACAAAAATTGTAAATGCAATGTAACTTGGCATTTAAATATTATTAAGGAGGATTAATAACATGTTTTGCCCAAAATGCGGAAAACAGATCGATGATGGGGGAAAATTTTGTTCCAACTGCGGGTTCAAGATTGAACCCAAAAGTCTTGAAGGAGAAAAAAAAGATAAAAAGGATGACATTTTTATTGAAGATAAAAAAAACGTACAGAAAACAGTTGGGAATATTAAAAAAGTGATTGAAGCTATTATTGTCCGGAAAGGAAAGGGCGATCCGTTATTAATTATCAATATAAGGAAAAAGCTTGTTTTTAAGGGAATTAACCCAGCTAAATATACTTATGAAACAATAGATGATCCTCTTGTGTTGAAAAAATTAATTGAACTGGCCAAAGATCTGGGATTCAATTTGTAAATAAAAGTGGAGGAAAAAATGAATGTCAAAATTTCATATTCGTTAAAAGAGAATGTTAATGAGGCCATACAGGATATCAGTAAACAGTTTGCTGATATTGATCCCAGAATGGTTATTTACTTCGCTTCTTCTAAGTTTGACCCCGAAAATCTCAGTCAGCAGCTGCAGAATGCATTTAATTCGGCTGCTGTTTTCGGATGTTCGACCGCTGGAGAAATAGTCAGCGGCAAAATGCTGAAAGGCTCCGTCGTCGCAATGGCTTTTAGTTCTGATGCGATAGAGGATGTGAAAGTGGAGGTTGTTGAAAATATTAAAGAGGGAAATAACGTTGAAGCGGTATTCTCCGCATTTGGAGAGTATTATGGTACCTCCATGGACGAACTGGATTTTACTAAGTATGTCGGTATAATTCTCGTGGATGGTTTATCCGGTGCTGAAGAAAGACTGATGGACAGAATCGGCGACTTGACCAATGTGACATTCGTGGGTGGGTCTGCCGGAGATGATTTGAAATTTCAAAAAACATTTGTTTTTGCAGGGAATAAAGCGTATACCAATGCTGCCATACTCGTACTGATTAAACCGGGAATCGGATTTGATATAATCAAAACACAGAGCTTCTGCAGTACTGACAAAACGCTTGTCGCAACGAAAGTAAACGTGGCAGGCAGAGAAGTTATCGAGTTTAATAACAGGCCCGCATCCGTTGAATACGCCGAAGCAGTTGGAACGTCAGTCGATAATGCCCCGAACTGCTTCATGTCCCATCCTGTAGGCCTGATGTTCGATGATGAACCGTATGTTCGCAGCCCGCAACAGATTAAAGGCGAGAGAATGGTGTTTTATTGTAATGTGTTGGAAGGAATGGAACTTTCGTTGCTTAGCTCCACAGATATTGTGAATGAAACGAAAAAAGCGATCGATGATAAAAAGAAAGAGTTGGGTACTATTTCCGCAATCATCAACTTTCATTGTATTCTGAGGACTCTGGAACTTGAAAGTAAGGGTATTACAGAGGCATACGGTAAGCTGTTTACGGATATTCCCACCATCGGTTTCAGTACCTATGGGGAGGAATATATCGGACATATAAATCAGACATCGACCATGCTTGTTTTTAAATGAGGTATGGTTTTTCTGATTCAGAACTGTTATTATACGACACGGTTGAAATCAACTGTCAAATATCTTTCTGAGGCTATTGACTTTATCATGAAAACCTTCAAGCCCGAATGACCTGCTGAAAAGGCTGAAAAAGTTGTAAACAAAATGTTTCCCTGACTCAACTTATTTCTATGGCGATCGGTTAACCATGAATTATTGTTTCGGTGAATAAACAATGATATCGGATGATGTTATACAGAACTTGATTCGGCATCTGTTCCGGCATTTATTCGCCGGAGCAATAAAAAAGCTGACAGTACTTGTAATAACGGCAGAGATATTCGTCTTTGCCCCGGGATGAAACTGCGGCTCGGCGGGACTCGATCAGGTGCATTTTCAACTTATGAAACCGAATAATCAGGGTATAGATGATGAAAACGGTTTCGTTATGTCTCCATTACTCCATAGCCACCAGAGTAATACTGCCGCAGTAATATTTTACGATAGTTCCGAGTATGCCCATTCAGATTGAACATGCTGAAGTTCATTTCCTTCCATGATTCATGTCTTGCCGCTATCAATTCCCGTCACAACGCCGGTTTTGGATATGTAAAAGGCAGTTCGCAGGGCCTTCCGCTAGACTTATTGCTCCGGCGGATAAATAATGATACCAATAGCAGGAATAGATGCCGAAACAAGTTCGGCATGACGTCATCCGATATCACTGTTTAATCGCCGAAGCAATAACCACGGTACGTGCTTATTGAGAATAACCAGACTATTTTACTGGAATAACCAAATGAGAGACATATGCCGCTTAATGTTGCTCTTTCATTTATCTGAAAATGCATCTGCAGTTCCCGGCGTTGAAGCCCCGGCCTTGTGCCGGATGTTTCTGTAACGGCGTCATTCCCGAATCTTTAATCGGGAATCCATATGGAGCCAGCATACATTTTTCATCCTTCGTTGTGACCATCTATGGTCATGAAGGTTATTCATATAAATATGATAAGATTTCGGTTGCATGGGGAATAATGGATCATTTCAAATGCATTCACAAGATTGCAAAATACCCGATAAATCGATTATATGCGTGGAACAGTCCGGAAGAATAATACCTTTGGATTGTAAATATTGTTGGGAAGTTAGGGTATATCAATAAAAAGAAGAGCGGGAAACAATATCTGAGTTTTTGTATTTATTCATGGTGAGCCCGGAAGGATTCGAACCTTCGACCCTCGGCTTAAAAGGCCGGTGCTCTACCAGACTGAGCTACGGGCCCATGAAATACATATAACCAGATTCGCCGGAAAAAAACTGAAATCAGACTTACAATATAGAAAAAATAAATTTTATAGTCAAATAAAAAATAAGAGATACCCGTTTTTTACTTTTTTCCATGTAATGTTTTAACATATCATAATTGAATACTTGAAAAGTACTGGGCTATATGCTATTTTAGATTTCACAAAATAATATACTGATGCAGAATCAATCAATTATCCATATACCGAGGAGAATAAATATGCATCCGGTTGAAAGCTTTTTTGTAAGGGCTTCACTGCCAGAAAACCTTGAGGCTTTGCGGGAAATTGCTTACAATCTCTGGTGGTACTGGAATGTCCATGCGGTCAAACTGTTCTACCGTATCGAAACCGGATTATGGGAAGAGACATATCATAATCCTGTCAGTATACTTGGCAATATTACTCAGGCGAGGCTTGATACTCTGTCGGCCGATGAGGGTATTCAGGCCCATCTCGAGAGGGTCAAAAACGGTTTTGACCGGTATCTTACCGAATCGACATGGTATAAAAAGAATGCCGCCTCCGGAACCGAAGGCAACATTGCTTATTTTTCTCTCGAATTCGGGCTTGCGGAGTGCGCACCCATTTACTCGGGCGGATTGGGAATACTCGCGGGCGATCATCTTAAAAGCGCGAGTGATCTGGGTTTGCCCTTTGTCGGAGTAGGCCTTTTATACCAGGAAGGGTATTTCAGGCAGTACCTCAACAATGACGGCTGGCAGCAGGAGATGTATCCCGATAATGATTTTTACAATATGCCTGTGCTGCCGGTAATCGGAAAGAACGGTGAGGAGCTCATTATCGAGCTTGATTATCCCGATGGCGTGGTATATGCAAAGGTATGGAAAATTGCGGTAGGCCGGGTGCCTCTTTTTCTGCTCGATACCAACATCACCCAGAATACGGTGAAGAACCGTGCCATAACCTCCGCTCTCTACGGCGGTGACCAGGAAATGCGCCTCAAACAGGAGATGCTGCTCGGTATCGGCGGTCTCCGCGCTCTGTTTGCCATGGACATATGGCCGACAGTATGTCATATGAACGAAGGTCATGCAGCGTTTCTGGCGCTTGAACGGATACGGACGCTCATGGAAAGCGAGAAGCTTACGTTTGAAGAGGCATTCGAGCTTTCAAAAGCGGGCAATGTTTTTACAACCCATACACCTGTTGCCGCCGGTCATGACCGGTTTCCGCCCGCGCTCATACTGAAGTACTTCGAAGATTTTTACCCCGAGCTCGGATTGACTCCCGATGAATTTCTCGGTCTGGGAAGAATTGACACGAAATCGGCTGCCGAACCTTTCTGTATGACCGTTCTTGCCCTTAAATGTGCCGATAAAGCCAATGCGGTGAGCCGTCTCCATATGCATGTCTCGCGTGAAATGTGGCAGTCTCTCTGGGAGGGATTCCCGAGAGAGGAAATTCCCATTTCCCATATAACCAACGGGGTTCATATTGCAAGCTGGGTTTCACAGGATATCGTGGACCTTTTTGAACGTTACCTCGGTCCTCGCTGGAGAAATGAACCGGCGCGGGAGGAAATCTGGAAGCGGGTCAACGATATTCCCGATGAGGAAATCTGGCGTACGCACGAGCGGCGCCGTGAGAGGCTCGTATCGTTCGCCCGGAAGAGGCTTCAGACACAGTTACAGCGACGGGGAGCATCCGAAGCCGAGCTCAATCTCGCGCAGGGCACACTTAATTCGGAAGCGCTCACTATCGGATTTGCGAGGAGATTTGCGACCTATAAACGGGCCGACCTCATCTTCCGTGATATCGAACGGCTCTCGGGGATACTGAAAAACCCGGATAAGCCCGTTCAGATACTGTTCGCCGGGAAAGCACATCCGCGTGATGACGAGGGTAAGGAAATAATCCGCCGCATCATCCACTGGGCGCGGCGTCCCGATATTCGGAACCACGTGGTTTTCATCGAGGATTATGACATGTGTGTGGCCCGGTACCTTGTCCAGGGCGTCGATGTGTGGCTCAATACTCCGAGAAGACCGCTCGAAGCGTCCGGAACGAGCGGAATGAAAGCGGTTGCGAACGGTGCTTTGAATCTCAGTATTCTCGACGGCTGGTGGGATGAGGCTTATACCCCGGAGGTCGGATGGGCCATAGGCTCCGGCGAGGTTTACAATGATCCCGGTTATCAGGATACCGTCGAATCGAACGCTATTTATGATATTCTGGAAAAAGACATTGTGCCGCTCTTTTACGATGTTGGTCCCGATGGTATACCACGGGGATGGATAAAGAAGATGAAAACCGCCATGCACCACCTGGTGCCGGTTTTCAACACGGATCGGATGGTGCACCAGTATTTTAACGAGTGTTACAGTTCCGCTATGACGAGGTATGATACCCTCAAACACGAAAATGCCAGAAAAGTCCGTGAGCTCGCGCTCTGGAAAAAGAAAATCCACGATAACTGGGATGGCATTAAAATTCAGAGTATAAAATCCGATGGGCTGAAGACCTATCAGGTCGGCGCATCCCTGACCGTTACCGCGCTGATTAAACTCGGAAAGCTTGATCCCGAAGATGTTGCGGTCGAGCTGTATTCGGGAATCGTGAACGCCTCGGGCACCCTCGTCGATGCACAGCCTCTTCCGATGGCATGGAAGAGCAAAAAACAGGATGTGCATGTTTTCGAGGGTGTAGTGCCTTTCGTGAAGAGCGGGAGAATCGGCTATAGTCTCCGGATCGTACCGTCTCATCCCGATCAGGTGATATTCCAGAACCAGAGGCTCATTAAATGGGCCTGATACGAGTACCGCCGGGTCTGAAGATACCCGCGGTAATTTCCGAGATGAACCGAATAAAAGAAAGAATTGCTGTCTGTGTTTTCTGCGCTTCGAGTAACCATGTCGATTCCGTATTTATCGAGGCGGCACGATCGATGGGAACCGCGCTGGTTTCAAAAGGCATGATGCTCGTTTATGGTGGCGGAAACAATGGTCTTATGGGGATTTTATCGGAGGAGATGCATAAGAAGGGAGGCCGGATTGTCGGTGTCATCACTGCCAACCTGAAGGGTCTCGGTTATGCATTTGAGGGAGCCGACGAGATGATCGTTACCGACAGCATGAGGGAGCGGAAAGCGGTGATGGAAGACCTCGCCGATGGTTTTGTCTGTCTTCCCGGCGGTCTGGGAACGCTCGAGGAATTCCTTGAGATCATCACCTTCAAGCAGCTCGGTCTCCATGCAAAACCGGTTGTTTTACTGAATGTCAGGGGATTTTTTGATAATCTTCTCCGGCAGATGGAGACGGGTTATGAAGAGCGCTTCATCGAAAATATGTATCATGACCTGTTCCATGTGACTGACAGCGCGGATGATGCACTCGATTATATCGTTTGCCACACTTCGGGTTAAAAATTCAGTACAGGGAACCTTTGAAATATTGATAGAGATAATCCTCCCTGGATTGGTTATTGGTACTCTTCCACCATATTTGGGGGAATGATGTCCGCAGGACAGAAAGGGAGCTTCTTCCAATAATCCGGACTTTTTTCCAACCTTCCGTGTCTGGCCATAAACTCAACGTAGTCCTTTTCCCCTTGCGTCTCCTTCGTTTTCTCTTCATCTTTCATTACACTCTGTAGATTTGTTCTTGCTGATGTTTTTTCTTAAAATACTCATAGGAAATCCTGTATATAGATAACTTCAATGTATCGCTTGTACAACAGTTCTTTATGATTTGCTGCATGATTCATGAGCAGGGAGGATTTTTTAAATGGATAGACGCACTTTTATACGGTCGGCAACAGGCGCGGTGCTTGCGGCAGGAGCGTGCCCATTAAGTATTTTTCCGGCATCGGCTGCCATAAATTCCCGTGATGTCACCTACGAACCCAATCAACCCCTGACCAGTCAGGGACTGCGTATCAGGGATGCTTTAGACATATTGAATCAGGGTGAAGCGGCCAATACTGCCCCTGTACTGCGGGAAGAGATACTTGATAACCCGGATTCCGTTTTTATCGTGTATGCCGATTTGCAACCCACTAAGGATTCAAAGGGAGCCTGGAATCCCTGTAATGATCAGATGCAGGCTCTCGGCCGCCGTGTTACCGAGCTGGTTTTCCGGAAAGGTACCGAACAGGGCGGCAAGACATTGATGAATAACAACCTCGTGGCCGCAACCTCGGGAAATCCTCCCAAGTGGATAAACGGGAACAATGTTCATCCGTATTTTACTGCTGGTATGGCGGATGCATTACATGACCTGGGCAACACCAATGTAGCTGCCTGCGCCCGTGGAGCCTTGCGTCATGATAATGTGGTTTCAAGCGGTCTCGATGCTCTTTTCAAAGCTCATGATCTGCCTCTTATTGAGGCTCATTATCAATGGTTTTCGGATTATACCGAGTCGGAACTGATATGGCACGAAAATCCGGAAGGTACCGTAGTCCGCCGTTTTTGTACCTATAAACCGACGTTTGAAAGTGATAGCACTCATATAAATGTTGCGCACGCCCATACGCATCCGGTCGGTTTATTAACCCTTACCACCAAGAATCTTCAGGGTATCATGCCGAGAATCTACGGTCATGTCTGCGATTCATGGACAACGATGGATATCTGGCGTAAAGAATTCATGGATAACTTTAATCCGAATTACCGGTCAGCCGTCGAGCAATTATATTACAAACATGCAAATATGGGTTTCCAGTTCTGGGATGATGGCGACTTTGTAAAAACATACACGAACATGGGTGGTTACGATGTTTTCATGAAGGCATTGGATGATTATTGGGGAAAAGAGGGAACTGCACAGGACACAGCGCTCGACAAACTGTACGACATTGCCAACGCGAAAATTTTCTGGGGCGAACAATGGGCGCAGAGAACGATGGACATGATGAAAGTGATGCCCGATCCGTATATCAATATGGTTGAGGGCGTGTTTGCGGCGCAATATGGTGGCAGTAATATCTATCACACCGACTTTATCACTATCGGACGGTCGAGGATTGCTGTCGATGCTGTTACCGCATGGCTCATGGGCCATGACCCACGGGGTGTACCCTTCCTGAGATTGGCGAAGGAACACGGTTTAGGTGAAAATAACATTGAAAAAATCCCCGTGTACATTCTTGACGAAAATGGCCCCAGGAAGGTGGATTACACTACCTTGAAACGGACATATATCGGAATCTATGTTTATAGCCTTTCTAAAAGCCGATTTTTCACGGAGCCGCTCATAACGTCTGTGGAAGAAGAACAAACCATCCCGAAAGCGTTAATAACCGCAAGCTGCTATCCGAATCCTTTCAACCCTGTTACCACAATTCAGTTCGAACTGTCACAGCCCGGCGCCGTCAGATTATCCGTCTACACAGTTACCGGGCAGCGGATACATACGGTAAACCTTGGACAATCGGGACGCGGAAAGCATATGTATGAATTTAATGCTTCAGGTCTTACTTCGGGAGTATATATGTATCGGATACAGACCGAACATGCCAGTATTTCAGGTAAAATGGTTCTGATGAAATAGCCGTGGATTCGGTGCAGGGATATTATCTGCAAGGTGTGGTTGTTATGCAGGAACGGATTATGATCTGTTCCTGCATGTTCCCGAAAGCCTTCCCATTATGATCATGGATAAACTGATGACAGATTGATGCCGCTTGTGCGGGAATTATTCCGCGGTATAATAGACACCATGCCGGGCAAGGTTTTCCATGATGTCCGAAACGAATGTATAGAATATCATTGTCTGTATGATGCCTGATGCGGGAAAGAGGGGTATCTCTATTCCCTCGACTGCTATGATGCCGTCCGTTGCGGGAACATGGCAATAGATGACCGTATCCGCCACATCTTCAAGTCTGAGCGTTCCCATGTTTTTCAGAGCGCCTGGCGGAGTCTGATTGTTGAGGACCTGCGGTGTTGTCAAGCCCACCACTTTTACCATCCGTTCGCCAAAACCATGAACGATGTAAGGGTCATTGGAAAGCACAAAATCTTCCCTGGAAGCCTTTTGGACATCAGTTGTGATGAAAACACCCGG contains these protein-coding regions:
- a CDS encoding T9SS type A sorting domain-containing protein, giving the protein MDRRTFIRSATGAVLAAGACPLSIFPASAAINSRDVTYEPNQPLTSQGLRIRDALDILNQGEAANTAPVLREEILDNPDSVFIVYADLQPTKDSKGAWNPCNDQMQALGRRVTELVFRKGTEQGGKTLMNNNLVAATSGNPPKWINGNNVHPYFTAGMADALHDLGNTNVAACARGALRHDNVVSSGLDALFKAHDLPLIEAHYQWFSDYTESELIWHENPEGTVVRRFCTYKPTFESDSTHINVAHAHTHPVGLLTLTTKNLQGIMPRIYGHVCDSWTTMDIWRKEFMDNFNPNYRSAVEQLYYKHANMGFQFWDDGDFVKTYTNMGGYDVFMKALDDYWGKEGTAQDTALDKLYDIANAKIFWGEQWAQRTMDMMKVMPDPYINMVEGVFAAQYGGSNIYHTDFITIGRSRIAVDAVTAWLMGHDPRGVPFLRLAKEHGLGENNIEKIPVYILDENGPRKVDYTTLKRTYIGIYVYSLSKSRFFTEPLITSVEEEQTIPKALITASCYPNPFNPVTTIQFELSQPGAVRLSVYTVTGQRIHTVNLGQSGRGKHMYEFNASGLTSGVYMYRIQTEHASISGKMVLMK